In Streptomyces nodosus, one DNA window encodes the following:
- a CDS encoding SAM-dependent methyltransferase — translation MADAAPRLKSLVEQLLGAPFPLRVRAWDGSEAGPPDAPVLVVRNRRALRRLLWKPGELGLVRGWVAGDLAVEGDLYTALGQLAGLLWERGDDARTLAQALRDPRVRAAVRGLAAMAGPFPPPPPPREEVRRARGHLHTRRSDRRAISHHYDVGNDFYELVLGPSMVYSCAYWAAPDGTLEDAQRDKLELVCRKLDLRPGLRLLDVGCGWGSMAVHAAREHGVSVVGVTLSQEQAVYARKRVADEGLTDRVEIRVQDYRDVADGPYDAISSIGMAEHVGAERYLEYARDLHALLKPGGRLLNHQIARRPQRDESSYSVDPFIDAYVFPDGELAPIGTTVTQLERAGFEVRDVESLREHYALTLRRWVANLEAHREQAERLAGPGRARVWRLYMAASALSFERNRIGVNQVLAVRTPEPGASGVPLRSRTWN, via the coding sequence ATGGCCGATGCCGCGCCGCGGTTGAAAAGCCTCGTCGAACAATTGCTGGGAGCCCCGTTCCCGTTGCGCGTCCGCGCCTGGGACGGATCGGAGGCAGGACCGCCCGATGCCCCGGTGCTCGTCGTGCGCAACCGTCGTGCCCTGCGCCGTCTGCTCTGGAAACCGGGCGAGTTGGGCCTCGTCCGGGGCTGGGTCGCCGGGGACCTGGCCGTCGAGGGCGATCTCTACACCGCCCTCGGCCAGCTCGCGGGCCTTCTCTGGGAGCGCGGCGACGACGCCCGCACCCTCGCCCAGGCGCTCCGCGACCCCCGGGTCCGCGCCGCCGTCCGCGGGCTCGCCGCGATGGCGGGCCCCTTCCCGCCGCCCCCGCCGCCCCGCGAGGAGGTCCGCAGGGCCCGCGGCCACCTCCACACCCGGCGCAGCGACCGACGGGCCATCAGCCACCACTACGACGTCGGGAACGACTTCTACGAGCTGGTCCTGGGCCCGTCCATGGTGTACTCCTGCGCCTACTGGGCCGCTCCCGACGGCACCCTGGAGGACGCCCAGCGGGACAAGCTCGAACTGGTCTGCCGCAAGCTGGACCTGAGGCCCGGCCTGCGGCTGCTGGACGTCGGCTGCGGCTGGGGCTCCATGGCGGTGCACGCCGCCCGCGAGCACGGGGTGAGCGTCGTGGGCGTCACCCTCTCCCAGGAGCAGGCCGTCTACGCCCGTAAGCGGGTCGCCGACGAGGGACTCACCGACCGGGTGGAGATCCGTGTGCAGGACTACCGCGATGTGGCCGACGGGCCGTACGACGCGATCTCCTCCATCGGCATGGCCGAACACGTCGGCGCCGAGCGGTATCTGGAGTACGCCCGCGATCTGCACGCCCTGCTGAAGCCCGGCGGGCGGCTGCTCAACCACCAGATCGCACGGCGGCCCCAGCGGGACGAGTCCTCGTACAGCGTCGACCCGTTCATCGACGCCTATGTCTTCCCGGACGGCGAGCTGGCTCCGATCGGCACCACCGTGACCCAGCTGGAGCGCGCCGGGTTCGAGGTGCGTGACGTCGAGTCCCTGCGCGAGCACTACGCCCTCACCCTGCGCCGCTGGGTCGCCAACCTGGAGGCCCACCGGGAGCAGGCGGAGCGCCTCGCCGGCCCCGGCCGTGCCCGGGTCTGGCGCCTCTACATGGCCGCCTCCGCCCTGTCCTTCGAACGCAACCGCATCGGCGTCAACCAGGTCCTCGCGGTACGGACCCCGGAGCCGGGCGCGTCCGGGGTGCCGCTGCGCTCCCGTACCTGGAACTGA
- a CDS encoding NAD(P)/FAD-dependent oxidoreductase produces MSTTERPRILVVGGGYVGLYAARRILKKMRYGEATVTVVDPRSYMTYQPFLPEAAAGSISPRHVVVPLRRVLPKAEVLTGRVTTIDQDRKVATVAPLVGEAYELPFDYLVIAMGAVSRTFPIPGLADQGIGMKGIEESIGLRNHVLEQLDKADSTTDEEIRRKALTFVFVGGGFAGAETIGEVEDMARDAAKYYNNVSREDMRFILVDAADKILPEVGPKLGQYGKEHLEGRGVEIYLSTSMESCVDGHVVLKNGLEVDSNTIVWTAGVKPNPALARFGLPLGPRGHVDTAPTLQVQGTDYIWAAGDNAQVPDLVGRKAGNENAWCPPNAQHALRQAKVLGDNVISGMRGFPQKPYSHANKGAVAGLGLHKGVAMIVVGKTKIKLRGRLAWYMHRGYHGLAMPTWNRKIRIFADWTLSMFLKREIVSLGAMESPREEFYEAAKPAPVAAASKTEEKAKAS; encoded by the coding sequence ATGAGCACCACGGAGCGTCCCAGGATCCTCGTAGTAGGCGGTGGGTACGTAGGCCTGTACGCAGCTCGTCGCATTCTCAAGAAGATGCGCTACGGCGAGGCGACCGTCACGGTCGTCGACCCGCGCTCGTACATGACCTACCAGCCTTTCCTGCCCGAAGCCGCCGCCGGCAGCATCTCCCCCCGGCATGTCGTCGTCCCGCTGCGACGCGTGCTGCCGAAGGCGGAGGTCCTCACCGGCCGGGTCACCACCATCGACCAGGACCGCAAGGTCGCGACGGTGGCCCCGCTGGTCGGCGAGGCCTACGAGCTGCCCTTCGACTACCTCGTCATCGCGATGGGCGCGGTCTCCCGCACCTTCCCGATCCCCGGTCTCGCCGACCAGGGCATCGGCATGAAGGGCATCGAGGAGTCCATCGGCCTGCGCAACCATGTGCTGGAGCAGCTCGACAAGGCCGACTCCACGACCGACGAGGAGATCCGGCGCAAGGCGCTCACCTTCGTCTTCGTCGGCGGTGGCTTCGCCGGTGCGGAGACCATCGGTGAGGTCGAGGACATGGCCCGGGACGCGGCCAAGTACTACAACAACGTGTCCCGTGAGGACATGCGCTTCATCCTCGTCGACGCCGCCGACAAGATCCTCCCCGAGGTCGGTCCCAAGCTCGGCCAGTACGGCAAGGAGCACCTCGAGGGCCGGGGTGTCGAGATCTATCTGTCCACCTCCATGGAGTCCTGCGTGGACGGCCATGTGGTGCTGAAGAACGGCCTCGAGGTCGACTCCAACACGATCGTGTGGACCGCGGGCGTCAAGCCGAACCCGGCGCTGGCCCGCTTCGGTCTGCCGCTCGGCCCCCGCGGCCATGTGGACACCGCGCCCACCCTCCAGGTCCAGGGCACGGACTACATCTGGGCCGCCGGCGACAACGCGCAGGTCCCGGACCTCGTCGGCCGCAAGGCGGGCAACGAGAACGCCTGGTGCCCGCCGAACGCCCAGCACGCGCTGCGTCAGGCCAAGGTGCTCGGCGACAATGTGATCTCCGGAATGCGCGGCTTCCCGCAGAAGCCGTACTCGCACGCCAACAAGGGCGCCGTGGCCGGTCTCGGCCTCCACAAGGGCGTCGCGATGATCGTCGTCGGCAAGACGAAGATCAAGCTGCGCGGCCGCCTGGCGTGGTACATGCACCGCGGCTACCACGGTCTGGCCATGCCGACCTGGAACCGCAAGATCCGTATCTTCGCGGACTGGACGCTGAGCATGTTCCTCAAGCGCGAGATCGTCTCGCTCGGCGCCATGGAGTCGCCGCGCGAGGAGTTCTACGAGGCCGCGAAGCCGGCCCCGGTCGCCGCCGCGAGCAAGACCGAGGAGAAGGCCAAGGCCTCCTGA